The Mobula birostris isolate sMobBir1 chromosome 1, sMobBir1.hap1, whole genome shotgun sequence genome contains a region encoding:
- the LOC140209984 gene encoding gap junction delta-2 protein has product MGEWTILERLLEAAVQQHSTMIGRILLTVVVIFRILVVAIVGETVYDDEQTMFVCNTLQPGCNQACYDKAFPISHIRYWVFQIIMVCTPSLCFITYSVHQSSKQRERQYSTVFIALDKDKKREDNKIKNTTVNGVLQNSGVSSKEIQSDFLEVKEMQNSAARNSKMSKMRRQEGISRFYIIQVVFRNALEIGFLMGQYFLYGFNVPSMYECSRYPCVKAVECYVSRPTEKTVFLVFMFAVSGLCVVLNLAELNHLGWRKIKTAVRGAQERRKSIYEIRSKDSPHRIGVPNFGRTQSSDSAYV; this is encoded by the exons ATGGGAGAATGGACAATACTAGAGAGGTTGCTGGAGGCGGCTGTCCAGCAGCATTCGACCATGATAGGAAG GATCCTGTTGACAGTAGTGGTGATCTTCCGAATCTTGGTGGTGGCTATCGTGGGGGAGACGGTGTATGATGACGAGCAGACGATGTTTGTCTGCAACACCCTGCAGCCGGGCTGCAACCAGGCTTGCTATGACAAAGCGTTTCCAATCTCACATATACGGTACTGGGTTTTCCAGATCATCATGGTGTGCACTCCCAGCCTTTGTTTTATCACTTACTCCGTGCACCAGTCCTCCAAGCAGCGGGAGAGACAGTACTCCACCGTCTTCATCGCCCTGGACAAAGATAAGAAACGCGAAGACAACAAGATTAAAAACACAACAGTGAATGGGGTTCTGCAGAACTCGGGAGTTTCCAGCAAAGAGATACAGTCGGACTTTTTAGAGGTTAAAGAAATGCAAAACTCGGCTGCGAGGAATAGTAAGATGTCAAAAATGCGGCGGCAGGAAGGGATCTCCCGTTTCTATATCATCCAGGTTGTTTTCAGGAACGCTTTGGAGATCGGGTTCCTGATGGGACAGTATTTCCTCTACGGGTTCAACGTCCCGTCAATGTATGAGTGCAGCCGTTACCCGTGCGTGAAGGCGGTCGAGTGTTATGTGTCCAGACCCACGGAAAAGACGGTCTTCCTCGTCTTCATGTTCGCTGTGAGTGGACTTTGCGTCGTGCTCAACCTGGCGGAATTGAACCACTTGGGTTGGAGAAAGATCAAAACAGCAGTAAGGGGGGCGCAGGAACGGCGGAAATCTATATACGAAATTAGGAGTAAAGATTCGCCACACAGAATAGGAGTGCCTAACTTTGGAAGAACTCAGTCCAGTGACTCCGCCTATGTGTGA